In Nocardia sp. NBC_00403, the DNA window GACGCGATCGGCGCCGAGCACGGCGATCGCTCCTGACACCTGCGGCGGCATTCGGTGCAGCCGTGCATGGTGTGCCGCGCTGCTATCCGAGCACGCGAGGCGGCCCACTGCGATGCATCGAAATGCGGCGTGAGCGGAAGGTGCGCCCAGTCGTGACCGGTGCACCGGCCGCGGCACCCTCAGGTTCCGGCATCTCGCCCACATGCTGATGCATACGCGCCAGGATCCGCTTGGACAGCAGGATCACCGCCTGCTCCCAGCGGATGCCGATGGTGTCCGCTCGCTTGGTCGCTTCGAAGTGCGCATCCCGGTCATGCACGCCACTCGGATCGCTGAGGATCTCGTCGAGTTCCATGCCGGCCAACGCCTGTCCCCTGGTCAGCAACTGGTCGGGCAGCCAGCTCAACGACCACACTGCCGCCCCCGATCCGGTGGTCTTGTACGCAGATTCGGGGGTTATGTCACTGATCATCGTCCATTCGGTCATATGCACGTTCATGGGTGCCTCCGGTGCAACAGCTCGAGCCTGGTGAGCTCTGGGGGTACAACATGGTCACGAATGACTCCGGTCGAGCATCCGTTGATGCAACAGGCCGATGGCTTGCCGCACGGTGATTCCGAGTCGATCGGCCAGCGCCTGCGCGGCGGGGTCCGATGCCAGGTCCGGATGGCTGAGGATCTCCTGCAGTTCCATGCCGGCCAGTGCCTGTTCGCGGGTCAGTGGCTGGGGCAACCAGCTCAGTCGCCACGCCGGTTCCTCGGGGCCTGCTCGCCATGCCCATTCGGGCGTGACGCTGCTGGTCATCGACCGGCTGCTTTCGTAGATCGTCACGGCTGTCTCCATGGGCGGAGGAATCGTCACCGATGCTGCGGCCGGGGAGCGTGGGCCCCGGTGGATCCGAGTAACTCGTATCGATCGGGTCTTGCTGCCATCGGAAGAAGCGGAGCGACGACGGTGGCTGATTTCTGTCGGATGTCCGGGTGAACGCGAACCGTTCGCCTAGACCGTGGCGCGGTTGGTCTCCTGCTCGGTTTCGGAGTCGCCGACGCGGTGTTGTCCGCGCCGCCGAGCATGTCGCATCAGGAGCAGCACCCTCATCACCAAACCCTCCCGAGTCGTCTGGTGGGCGATCAGATCGCCGAAACCAGTGTGGCATTTGCCCTTCATGATGGTCAATTGCCGGAGTAAGTTGGGGATTGCCGGATCGTGTTCGCGCTAAACCCCGATCGTCCGGTAGTTCGCCGGCAGAGCACAACGAATCGACAGCACCCAGGGAGGGGCGGATCTTGCAGAACCTTCCGCAGGACTCTCGCATGGTCGCGATACGCAATATCCTCACGCGGCTGTGCAAGTACTCCGGCCTGAGCTCGGATCGCTTGCGCAACACCGAGATCGATGTCGAGCCCTTGCTCGACCTGGTGGTCGTCCGGCAGCGCGCGCTGCGGACGGGCCGGTCACCGGAGGAATCCATGCTGCCCGTCGTCAGCGACATGGCACGCCGCTTGCAGCCGACCGACCGCTTGATCGCCGATGCGGCACTCTCGCTCGGGTTGTTTCGTGAAAGCCCCCCGGACGGAATCGATCTCGATCGCCTCTACGCCGAGAACCTCGGGCAGCGGCGGGAGTATCTGGCCGAGATGTGGCAGCGGTTGCACGAGACGCTGCGGGCCGAGGCCACTCCCGAGGCACCGACGGTGAAGCGGCTGCGCACCTCCTCGGAGCACGACGCGTTCACCGCGCTGGCCGGCCTGCTCGCAGGCGAATCCAGCTACACCATCCCGCAGATGGCCCCCACACCGAAAATCGTAGTGACGCTGCCGAACTCGCAGCCCCGACCGGGCATGGTGACGGTGGTCGGTGACGCGGTCATGGACCACCTCTTCCGTGTCGACCGCATCCCCGCGGTGGACGCGCCCGCTCGTGGCAACGGCTACAGCGAGCATCCCGGCGGCAAAGGGCTCAACCGGGCGGTGGCGGCCGCGCGCCTCGGACTCCAGGTCCGCATCGTCTCCGCGCTCGGGGACGATGAAAACGGCCGTCGCATCAGGGCATACCTCGACACGGCCGGTGTCAGGACCGAGCTGATCAAGACCGCCACCCGCGCACCCTCACCGATCACCGCGGTCATCATGACCTCGAGCGGCGACATGGCGTTGATCGGTGTGCAGGACGATCGGGTCCGCTTGGAAGGAGCGGATCTCGATGGTCCGAATGTGCGTGCGGCGCTCAGCGCCTCGGATGTGGTGCTGCTGACATTCGAACACCCGATCGGCATCATCGGACAGGTGCTGGCCATGGTCGCGAGCATGCGACCCAAACCGCGGTTGATCGTCTGTCCGACCCCGAGTCTGCGGGTACCACAGGATCTCTATCGCTATCTCGACGCGGTCGACTACCTGGTGGGTTCCGCGGACGAGCTCGACAAAAT includes these proteins:
- a CDS encoding carbohydrate kinase family protein → MVAIRNILTRLCKYSGLSSDRLRNTEIDVEPLLDLVVVRQRALRTGRSPEESMLPVVSDMARRLQPTDRLIADAALSLGLFRESPPDGIDLDRLYAENLGQRREYLAEMWQRLHETLRAEATPEAPTVKRLRTSSEHDAFTALAGLLAGESSYTIPQMAPTPKIVVTLPNSQPRPGMVTVVGDAVMDHLFRVDRIPAVDAPARGNGYSEHPGGKGLNRAVAAARLGLQVRIVSALGDDENGRRIRAYLDTAGVRTELIKTATRAPSPITAVIMTSSGDMALIGVQDDRVRLEGADLDGPNVRAALSASDVVLLTFEHPIGIIGQVLAMVASMRPKPRLIVCPTPSLRVPQDLYRYLDAVDYLVGSADELDKMLPAVTTASSDDVAQRLRGLGVGAVCTVGEFQCAMRSDRLNVDVTHFPRALKNAPGAAAAFSAALAYRVVVSEGSLGREDLDWATAAMLLTQKLGDVPSAMPLTGDIDQIVERYAANR